TCGTCACACTGACAGTAAGACCCATCGTCACACTGACAGTAAGACCCATTGTCACACTGACAGTAAGACCCATCGTCACACTGACAGTAAGACTCACCGTCACACTGACAGTAAGACTCACCGTCACACTGACAGTAAGACCCATCGTCACACTGACAGTAAGACTCACCGTCACACTGACAGTAAGACCCATCGTCACACTGACAGTAAGACTCACCGTCACACTGACAGCAAGACCCATCGTCACACTGACAGTAAGACTCACCGTCACACTGACAGTAAGACCCATCGTCACACTGACAGTAAGACTCACCGTCACACTGACAGTAAGACTCACCGTCACACTGACAGTAAGACCCATCGTCACACTGACAGTAAGACTCACCGTCACACTGACAGTAAGACCCATCGTCACACTGACAGTAAGACTCACCGTCACACTGACAGCAAGACCCATCGTCACACTGACAGTAAGACTCACCGTCACACTGACAGTAAGACCCATCGTCACACTAACAGTAAGACTCACCGTCACACTGACAGCAAGACCCATCGTCACACTGACAGTAAGACTCATCGTCACACTGACAGTAAGACTCGCCATCACACTGACAGTAAGACTCACCGTCACACTGACAGTAAGACTCACCGTCACACTGACAGTAAGACTCATCGTCACACTGACAGTAAGACTCACCGTCACACTGACAGTAAGACTCACCGTCACACTGACAGTAAGACCCATCGTCACACTGACAGTAAGACTCACCGTCACACTGACAGTAAGACTCATCGTCACACTGACAGTAAGACCCATCGTCACACTGACAGTAAGACCCATTGTCACACTGACAGTAAGACCCATCGTCACACTGACAGTAAGACTCACCGTCACACTGACAGTAAGACTCACCGTCACACTGACAGTATGACCCATCGTCACACTGACAGTAAGACTCACCGTCACACTGACAGTAAGACCCATCGTCACACTGACAGTAAGACTCACCGTCACACTGACAGCAAGACTCATCGTCACACTGACAGCAAGACTCATCGTCACACTGACAGCTAGAGACTAACATAACCAGGataagaacacacacactaacacacttctACATACGAACACACTGACCAAGAAACAATATGAATAAAACAAACATAATCCCAAGACATAAGAGATAAGTAAGGAATAAGAAACAAGCAATATCTTGATAGAAGATTACTTTGGCAGGCAAAATAGTCAGAAACCCCCAATAAATCCCCAGAGAACAACAAAGTCTTAAAGAATCTTGTCATTTACACGGAACGGCGAAGTGCAATCAGAGAACATCTCCTTTAAAACGTAGGAAACTGGCTACACAGAAAAAGTCTAAGTAAAAACACGAGTAAAAGTCTTCGACAAGTTCCAGCTGGAAATCCAATTTCAAGAGTTACATACACGTCTGTAGAACGCGTGGGGGGAAAAATGCCGGCCAAATCTTTCGTCCTGGGACACGAAAAAGTTTCTTTTTAGAATACATTGAGGGCCTGTCCGCAGATTTTCTAATGGAGCACGTCCAGCACAAAGTTTCTTAAATAAAAGACATTCGTAAAGCAGTTTTACAAATGGGTGTCCTAACTCCAGcccgcctcacacacacacacaccaactcccTCTTGTTATAAACAATGGTAAATCGAGGTAAATGTAGATGTAGTTCCCTCTAGTGTAGGCTGGCGAGCAGAGAATAGAGGCTAACTGCGTGGTCTTAGATAAAGAATCGTTGCTCTTAGTATTATTACTAAGGAACTGCTTTTATTCTTACTTTTTGCTCATTGTCACCGTTCTGTTATAAATTATGGTGCTGTTGAGAGCGCGGACGATAACTTGAGAACGTTTATAAGGTTTGGGTTTAAGTATTTACTGTATATACTGACCAGTGAGCTGGCTGGTGCTTGCCAGGCCCCTACTATGGTTACTGCATGTAGAGTAAGTGTTTCTCGAGAGTACCAGAGTAACTTACACTTACAGAGTAAGTGTTTCGTAAGTGTCCCTCACACTCtgcctccccctcacactctgcCTCCCCCTCACACCAGCAGCCTAGTACAACCTTACCACACTCTTCTGTACTATAAGAAAATAAGTTTAAAGCTGAGCTTTACTCTTCTGCGTTGCCTTACACTCATATGTAttcctgtctctttctctctctctctctctctctctctctctctctctctctctctctctccctctatcctctatctctctctctctctctctctctctctctctctctctctctctctctctctctctctctctctctctcagcttttCATAATTGTCTTGGGTGAACCTTTGTCTTGGAAATAAATGTACACCGTTTCTGAAAATATTATTCTGGCGATATTATTTGTTCTTGTTCAAAAGCGCTGAGGTAAAGTGTGTTGTATCATTAGAGGAGACCCACGACCTTCCAGGTTGTTGTGTCTGGCtacagttgtggagggtgttagtagtggtggtggtactggtggtgtagtgggaacAGTTGAAGTTATTTCCTGTGTCTTCCTCCCTGGATGCCTGCGTTACTCCTAGATGTTTGCCTCTCCCCCAGGATGGGAGTGCCTGCCTCTCCCCCAGGGTAGGGGTGCCTGCCTCTCCCCCAGGGTGGGAGTGCCTGCCTCTCTCCGAGGGTAGGAGAGCCTGCCTCTCCCCCCAGGATGGTAGAGCCTGCCTCTCCCCCAGGATGGGAGAACCTGCCTCTCCCCCAGGATGGGAGTGCCTGCCTCTCCCCCAGGGTGGGAgtgcctgtctctcccccagggtGGGAgtgcctgtctctcccccagggtGGGAGTGCCTGCCTCTCCTCCAGGGTGGGAgtgcctgtctctcccccagggtGGGAGAGCCTGCCTCTTCCCCAGGGTGGGAGTGCCTGCTAGCCACCCTACCCATCAGTGCCTCCATCtcccaccaccttcatcacctcTCCTGCCAATGTAGAGTGGATGGCTCGCTTATCTAGAAGCTCAGGCCTGGCAGTCCATGCGGTGCTCCTAATTTTATCTTTCTTTCCCTCCCACACTACTCCCCTTCCCCCAGTAATTCCCTTCCTCCCACTACTCCCCTTCCGTCACTACTTCCCCTCCATCCCATACACCCCCTTCTCTAGTCGCGTGTTTGTCAGTGTACCTTGAACGTTGTGTCGCCATAACCACACAACATCTCGGGTGACTGGGAGGCTGGACCCAGGGAGCAACACCCACACGCCTCAAGAAGGCATCAAGAAACCTGTATTCTTTAGGCCTTGTGACCTTTCTAGTctttgtcagagagagagagacattcacTGACCAAATTGCTACAATGAGGCCAGATAGGGGGGGGCATAGGGTCCAATTAACCAcctgtacactcacacacagagatcacactaacgtgatgcatcaaatgaacaaatattaatacagctcagtcaattaaggcagtgtctgagatgctcccggacgcaggttcgaatcctcgtcacggcccttgtggatttgttcacctgtACACTCCTCGTCTCCTATTTAAacttctccttcccttccctctatcACAGTAACAAGTTGTCTCAGTTTATCTCTCGACTATCATCTCTATATGCCTGCCTCACTCCCTAGAAGCCTGCCTCACTCCCTGGATGCCTGCCTCACTCCCTGGATGCCTGCCTCACTCCCAGGATGCCTGCCTCACTCCCTGGGTGCCTGCCTCACTCCCTGGATGCCTGCCTCACTCCCTGGATGCCTGCCTCACTCCCTGGATGCCTGCCTCACTCCCTAGAAGCCTGCCTCACTCCCTGGATGCCTGCCTCACTCCCTGGATGCCTGCCTCACTCCCAGGATGCCTGCCTCACTCCCTGGATGCCTGCCTCACTCCCTAGAAGCCTGCCTCACTCCCTGGATGCCTGCCTCACTCCCTGGATGCCTGCCTCACTCCCTAGAAGCCTGCCTCACTCCCTGGATGCCTGCCTCACTCCCTAGAAGCCTGCCTCACTCCCTGGATGCCTGCCTCACTCCCTGGATGCCTGCCTCACTCCCTGGATGCCTGACTCCCCTCCCCCTGGGCCGCACCTGCGGTCGGCGTGCCCCTGTGAGTCCCGGGAAGAAAAATGGAGTGCAGATCCGTCGATTTATCAAGAGGAAGaaaggagggggggtggtggtgggcgtgtactctcctagttgtgcttgcgggggttgagctctggctctttggtcccggctctcaactgtcaatcaact
Above is a window of Procambarus clarkii isolate CNS0578487 chromosome 3, FALCON_Pclarkii_2.0, whole genome shotgun sequence DNA encoding:
- the LOC138368369 gene encoding streptococcal hemagglutinin-like, with product MSLAVSVTMSLAVSVTVSLTVSVTMGLTVSVTVSLTVSVTMGHTVSVTVSLTVSVTVSLTVSVTMGLTVSVTMGLTVSVTMGLTVSVTMSLTVSVTVSLTVSVTMGLTVSVTVSLTVSVTVSLTVSVTMSLTVSVTVSLTVSVTVSLTVSVMASLTVSVTMSLTVSVTMGLAVSVTVSLTVSVTMGLTVSVTVSLTVSVTMGLAVSVTVSLTVSVTMGLTVSVTVSLTVSVTMGLTVSVTVSLTVSVTVSLTVSVTMGLTVSVTVSLTVSVTMGLAVSVTVSLTVSVTMGLTVSVTVSLTVSVTMGLTVSVTVSLTVSVTVSLTVSVTMGLTVSVTMGLTVSVTMGLTVSVTMSLTVSVTVSLTVSVTMGLTVSVTVSLTVSVTVSLTVSVTVSLTVSVTMGLTVSVTVSLTVSVTMGLTVSVTVSLTVSVTMGLTVSVTMGLTVSVTMGFTVSVTVSLTVSVTMGLTVSVTMGLTVSVTMSLTVSVTMGLTVSVTMGLTVSVTMSLTVSVTMSLTVSVTMGLTVSVTMGLTVSVTVSLTVSVTMGLTVSVTVSLTVSVTMGLTVSVTMGLTVSVTMSCCQCDGESYCQCDDESYCQCDDGSYCQCDDESYCQCDDESYCQCDDGSYCQCDDESCCQCDGESYCQCDDGSNQLPRVESRM